The Styela clava chromosome 13, kaStyClav1.hap1.2, whole genome shotgun sequence genome has a window encoding:
- the LOC120332710 gene encoding uncharacterized protein LOC120332710 isoform X1, which translates to MIDLAKFIRINSEMASMFETPQSVRYIPSARNEKSSKARKSNVATLMTSTPKDLKSARLVPSPRGQKATKVRRSSIASLLTSPPKDEWGDTLMTSSSDEPWNKIGVTNMGFKPDENDCISPDISRDSGFGDVITPMTSPMTEEAPGVYHYALSRRKSLADSFDTNNRNLSTTTPSNERLPLVRNNHFETPKVNYGSANERFPDSVFDSSPCCVPSPAYDIIGDRSPKKERSTSLIETQPYRPFNSKPRSSSQPTLRPLSSRLYSTLDSVSEEDFVIDSRGISRPMKRSSPEDAIVPNSSGFTSKTPLIGATANGLTIYPGYQSQSGISLNDWQVKLGEKEPEQCRCDKTPAPPPKKETPPPKSDSSSSIEYVTGRQVSIGDSEERPLTDDEGSQEIEGIVKKFGGSSKMSEIMEAPLGPSPLKPAASSSTNGSGSYSGTALLSVDMPPPSAGRRRKSLKTIFRLGFLTTKSKQRTKSKSDDGMPSPDTGPAQPPGRRVVQRRMSRLEMNEPIEDIFSEVKFETIQKRPSTSNSAGNDVSEDDDDIIEDPEVIMRSIMSKKIVANEDDDIFFEGVVKPGIDVNGDVTNPELLEKDLLLPESERNRPPLAPVSEEISIKISDEDSR; encoded by the exons ATGATCGACTTAGCAAAATTTATTAGAATCAACTCTGAAATGGCGTCCATGTTTGAAACTCCACAATCAGTTCGATACATTCCTTCCGCGAGAAACGAAAAATCCAGCAAGGCTCGAAAAAGTAACGTTGCCACATTGATGACATCCACGCCTAAAGACTTAAAATCAGCACGTTTGGTGCCTTCTCCTCGAGGACAAAAAGCCACCAAGGTTCGGAGATCTAGTATTGCGTCATTATTGACGTCACCGCCTAAAGACGAATGGGGAGATACCCTAATGACGTCATCCAGTGACGAACCATGGAATAAAATCGGAGTAACTAACATGGGATTTAAGCCTGATGAAAACGACTGTATTTCTCCCGATATTTCGCGCGACAGTGGATTTGGTGACGTCATTACACCCATGACGTCACCAATGACGGAGGAGGCACCTGGTGTATACCATTACGCATTAAGTAGAAGAAAATCACTTGCTGACTCTTTCGATACGAATAATCGTAATTTGAGCACTACTACGCCATCTAACGAACGACTTCCTCTAGTTCGAAACAACCACTTCGAGACGCCGAAGGTAAACTACGGATCCGCAAATGAGCGTTTCCCAGATTCCGTTTTTGATTCTTCTCCTTGCTGCGTGCCGTCACCAGCTTATGATATCATTGGCGATAGATCTCCGAAAAAGGAAAGAAGCACAAGCTTGATTGAAACACAACCCTACCGTCCTTTCAATTCTAAACCAAGAAGTTCAAGCCAACCAACACTAAGGCCGCTTTCGTCTCGTCTTTATTCCACACTCGACAGCGTCTCCGAAGAAGATTTTGTCATCGATAGCAGGGGCATAAGCAGGCCAATGAAACGCAGTTCTCCCGAAGATGCCATTGTCCCTAATTCGAGTGGTTTTACTTCAAAAACCCCACTTATTGGTGCTACTGCTAACGG ATTAACTATTTATCCGGGATATCAGAGTCAGAGCGGGATTAG TTTAAACGATTGGCAAGTTAAATTAGGCGAAAAAGAACCGGAGCAATGTCGATGTGATAAAACTCCGGCACCACCACCGAAAAAAGAGACTCCCCCACCTAAAAGTG attCCTCGTCTTCAATTGAATACGTCACAGGTCGACAGGTCAGTATCGGAGACAGCGAAGAACGACCTTTAACAGACGACGaag GTTCACAAGAGATCGAAGGCATCGTGAAAAAATTTGGTGGCAGCTCAAAAATGTCAGAAATCATGGAAGCGCCACTAGGTCCTTCACCACTCAAGCCAGCAGCAAGTTCCAGTACGAATGGATCAGGTTCATACAGCGGCACAGCGTTGTTATCTGTGGATATGCCACCACCTAGTG ctGGACGCAGACGAAAATCTCTCAAAACAATTTTCCGATTGGGTTTTCTGACGACAAAAAGTAAACAGCGTACTAAGAGTAAATCTGACGACGGTATGCCCTCACCTGATACTGGACCGGCACAACCAC CCGGACGACGCGTCGTACAGAGGCGAATGTCTCGTTTAGAAATGAACGAACCAATAGAAGATATTTTTTCCGAGGTCAAGTTTGAAACCATACAAAAACGTCCTTCTACGTCAAATAGCGCCGGAAATGACGTCAGCGAAGATGATGACGACATAATCGAAGATCCTGAGGTCATAATGAGATCGATTATGAGCAAAAAAATTGTCGCTAACGAGGATGACGATATTTTCTTCGAAGGCGTCGTCAAACCCGGAATTGACGTAAACGGTGACGTCACAAACCCGGAACTCCTGGAAAAAGATCTTTTACTTCCCGAATCGGAAAGAAATCGTCCCCCATTGGCGCCAGtttcggaagaaatttcaataaaaatttcagacgaAGACTCGAGATGA